Proteins found in one Calypte anna isolate BGI_N300 chromosome 10, bCalAnn1_v1.p, whole genome shotgun sequence genomic segment:
- the RGMA gene encoding repulsive guidance molecule A, producing MRPLRERIVVKARAGWMGMGRGAGSTALGLFQILPVFLCIFPSVTSPCKILKCNSEFWAATSGSHHLGTEEVPEFCTALRAYAHCTRRTARTCRGDLAYHSAVHGIDDLMGQHNCSKDGPTSQPRLRTLPPGDSQERSDSPEICHYEKSFHKHSAAPNYTHCGLFGDPHLRTFTDTFQTCKVQGAWPLIDNNYLNVQVTNTPVLPGSTATATSKLTIIFKSFQECVDQKVYQAEMDELPAAFVDGSKNGGDKHGANSLKITEKVSGQHIEIQAKYIGTTIVVRQVGRYLTFAVRMPEEVVNAVEDRDSQGLYLCLRGCPLNQQIDFQTIRSAQATEGRARRKGPSLPVPPEAFTYETATAKCREKLPVEDLYFQSCVFDLLTTGDVNFMLAAYYAFEDVKMLHSNKDKLHLYERTRDLAPGNAAPSQIPSALWVALLCLSQFWLCFL from the exons ATGCGGCCGCTAAG GGAGAGGATAGTGGTTAAAGCTCGAGCTGGATGGATGGGTatggggagaggggcaggatCCACAGCCCTGGGACTTTTCCAAATCCTCCCTGTCTTTCTCTGCATCTTCCCTTCAG TGACGTCTCCATGCAAGATCCTCAAGTGCAACTCTGAGTTCTGGGCGGCCACGTCGGGCTCCCACCACCTGGGCACGGAGGAGGTGCCGGAATTCTGCACGGCGCTGCGGGCCTACGCGCACTGCACCCGCCGCACTGCCCGCACCTGCAGGGGGGACCTGGCCTACCATTCGGCTGTGCATGGCATAGACGACCTCATGGGGCAACACAACTGCTCCAAAGATGGCCCCACATCCCAGCCCCGCCTCCGGACATTGCCTCCTGGGGATAGCCAGGAGCGTTCTGACAGCCCCGAAATCTGCCACTACGAGAAGAGCTTTCACAAGCACTCAGCCGCCCCCAACTACACCCACTGTGGGCTCTTTGGGGATCCCCATCTTAGGACTTTCACGGACACTTTCCAAACCTGCAAGGTGCAAGGGGCTTGGCCGCTCATAGACAATAACTACCTGAACGTCCAGGTCACCAACACGCCTGTGCTGCCTGGCTCCACAGCCACTGCCACCAGCAAG ctcACCATCATCTTCAAGAGCTTCCAGGAGTGCGTGGACCAGAAAGTGTATCAGGCAGAAATGGATGAGCTCCCCGCTGCCTTCGTTGATGGCTCCAAGAACGGTGGGGACAAGCACGGAGCCAACAGCCTGAAAATCACCGAGAAGGTGTCGGGCCAACACATCGAGATCCAGGCAAAGTACATCGGTACCACCATTGTGGTGAGGCAGGTGGGCCGGTACCTCACCTTTGCTGTGCGCATGCCAGAGGAAGTGGTCAATGCCGTGGAGGACCGGGACAGTCAGGGCCTCTACCTGTGCCTCCGGGGTTGTCCACTCAACCAACAGATTGACTTCCAGACCATCCGCTCGGCTCAGGCCACAGAGGGTCGTGCTCGGAGGAAGGGCCCCAGCCTGCCCGTCCCTCCTGAGGCCTTCACCTACGAAACGGCCACAGCCAAGTGCAGAGAAAAGCTGCCCGTGGAGGACCTCTACTTTCAGTCTTGTGTCTTTGACCTCCTCACCACCGGGGATGTCAACTTCATGCTGGCTGCTTACTATGCCTTTGAGGATGTGAAGATGCTTCACTCCAACAAAGACAAGCTGCACCTCTATGAAAGGACACGGGACTTGGCCCCAGGCAATGCAGCTCCCTCGCAGATCCCCTCTGCCCTCTGGGTagcactgctgtgtttgagtCAGTTTTGGTTGTGCTTCTTATAG